The nucleotide sequence ATTCCCTCGGGACAAACAGTAACCGCGCCCTCAATTTTCATCCGCTGGGTCCACTCGTATATTATGTGCAATTCACTGAGCGTATACAACCGGTCTTCACGTAGCACCTGATCAACGGGCTTGCAAATTCCAAGCGAGACACTATAATGCTGTTGTCCCGGACAACTCCGTAGTTCCATCCCGTTGGAACCGCAGCTCAGGTACTTCGAACAGTCAAAGGGATACACAAAGAAGCCCAAAGAACCTCTAGGACACGCCAAAGCTGCAAGGAAGAGGTCGAGGTCAGGGATCTTTTTTAGCTGAGTTTCCTGAGTTTCATCACTCACGATTATCCTGATCGGTTTGCCTTCTTTCAAATGGGACGCGATCCGCTTTAGCGACAAGCTGCTCTGGCAAGCAGTACCCTTGAGAAACGCTGAACACATCAAGGGGCTGGCATTGCCTAGTTAACGTGTGACCTTCCAGGCAGGTCAGATAGCCAGTAGCGTCAAATGGATTCGGAAAGAGGCCACTAACCTTTTCAGGGCACATCAAAGGACTTGGTGAGGCAGAGGGCTCTGCACCCCCTGGATACTGGGGTACACCACTAATTGGTGGCCGGTAACCTTCATCGGTTGGGAAATGTGGCTGGTAATTTCCGTTTGTTTGCAAAGGTTGTTGGTAATCTCCACTACCTTGATAGGGCGGCTGGTAATTCAAATCATTAGGTGTTTGATAGCTTCCAGGTGAAAAAGATTCTCCTCCAGGCGACAGTCCATTGCCCTGCTCTGGTTGCTTCTGTTCCTCATCCGCTTCCGGGCTCAATTCGTGCTGAGTGTCCCCAACATACTCCACTCGATCGTAAGGTTCGGTTATCTTATCCCGTACGACACACTTTTGCTGGGATATGCTGAATACTTCGCCTTGCTTACAGCTTCCTACATGGGTTTGTTTTGACGAGCAGATCAGATACTTTGTGCAATCGAAAGGATGTAAGTAATAGCCCTCAGCTTGCGGAGGACAAGCCAGCGTTGTAAGGTCCTGAATAAGGTCAGCTGCGAATAGGAAGGGTCACCTAGTATTCATTTTAGGGTTAAGGGTTGTAAGAAAGAGCTTACTCGAGAGTTCATCAATGTTCAAGGTATAATACACGTAATCATGGATGGAGAGGAACTGACGGGCAACACACTGGCGATGGGGTAAACTGTAAAAATCTGTTTGGGGACAACGCTCAATCTGCAAACGTCCATTTTGGCACTTTACAAAGAGGCCAGCGTGGAAGGGATAGGGGTAGTTCCCCTGCAGCGAGGGTGGGCAACCCCTTAGTGGGAACTGATAGGTCTGAATGTCCTGAGTGGTATGAGTTATCTCCTCCCAGAACTTGACACGATCTTCCTTTGATACCAGGCGACTTGGTCGGCAAGCTCGCTGGTACAAACTGAAGGCCATTTGCTCTCCGCAACTTTCAATAGACATCTTGCCGCCATCAGAACAACGCATATATTTGCCAGCATCGTAGGGGTAAAGATGAAGGCCGTCGGTGCCACCCGGGCAAGCAGAGAGCATCATAGCTGATGGATTTaaatgttataaaataaaCTTACGGGGTACGGAGTCAATGAGCCACAGACTTACTCTGCTCGATGCTTATTACAGAGACTTTATAGGTCACATAGTCGCTGTAGACCAACTGGGTCTTGAGCTGACAGCTACTCCTGGATATGCTGAATACATAGCCTGGCTGGCAGCTTTGAACCGCCAGTTTACCAGACTGACACAGGAGAAACTTTGTTTGGTCGAAGGGGTGGATAAATTGACCCTGCACTCCAGATGGACACAAAAGGTCTGTGAGGTGCTCGGCAGGTGGGTAAGAGGGGTCTAAAAAGGCGGTTTATCATTAGGTCTTAGTCTAACAGACTATCAGAGAATGGTTGGCAAAATGGTAAAACAAAACCCAAATGAAAAAGCAGGTGAATAAAGCGAAGAAGTCAAGGAAATCTTCAGAGTCCGACTTACTGGACGACTGTGGTGGTGGACGAGTATCCGATGGTTTTGTTGGGTAGCTAGGTACTTGGTTAGTTGGTGAATCTGGATTCTGACCGGGTAAAGAGTTTCTTCCATTGCAGTCCACCTTATTGGCAAAGTCACAACTGTTAATGACAGTGCTGAAAGCAGTTCCCGGTCCACATTTCTGTACGAAAGTCTGTCCATTTGCACATTCTAAGAACTTTGTGCAATCAAATGGATGGGCGTGAAGTCCAGAGGATCCAGGTGGGCAGGTAATATTTTCACTTATATCCAAGCTCTTTTGGGAATCTGGTCCATCGATGAAATATTCAACATGATCGCTGGGACCCTTACATTGGTCCTTGGGAACGCATTTCTGATTGGAGAAGCTGAAGATTTCTCCCGGGGTGCAGCTTTCAATAAAGGTCTGCTGATTCCAGCACCTGACATATTTCGTGCAATCAAAGGGATGCAGATAGTATCCTTGGGTTTGGGGAGGACAAGTTAGAGTTGATCGGTCAAGGATAAATTCAGCTGTGAAGGAAGAAGCACTGTGAAGTCAAGTCAATCcctaaaaagtttttatagtGAGCTTACTTGAAAATTCCGAACTGATATAGGAGTAATCCAAGTAGTCATGGGCAGTGAGAAGGTAACGGGTCACACACTGTCGCTGGGATAGGCTGTAAACCGTTCCACTAGGACAACTGACAATCTCTAATACTCCATACTGGCATTTTACATAGTGGCCAGCATGGAATGGATAGGGGTAGTTCTTCAAGACGTTGGGTGGGCATGCTCTGAGAGAAGACAGTTGGCCTTGGAGCAGACCTGACGGACTACTTTGGGAAGTTAACGTAGTCTGAACTTGGATTTCCTCCCAGAACTTCACACGATCGGAACTGTGCACTTGAGCACGAGGAAGACAAGACCTTTGGGATACACTGAAGGCCATCTGTGGGCCACAGCTTAGGATGGACATCTTACCACCAGGCGAGCACTGGACATACTTCTCAGCATCGTAGGGATACAAAAAGATGCCGTTGGCACTTCCAGGGCAATTACTTAATACCAATGCTAATGGAATTTTGTTATGAATGTTCAATGTTCAATAAAAAGTCAATCAACTTACAATACCCATAGGAGACTTCGGAGATAATTAAAGTCACATAGTCGTTAAAGGCCAACTGTGCTTTTAATTGACAGTAGCCCCTTGATATGCTGAACACATAGTTAGGCTGGCAGCTTTGAACCGTCACCTTACCAGTCTGACACAGGAGAAACTTAGTTTGGTCGAAGGGATGGACAAATTGACCCTGCACTCCAGATGGACAGAAAAGGTCTGTGAGGTGCTCGGCAGGTGGGTAAGAGGGGTCTAAAAAGGCGGTTAAGAGTTAGGTCTTAGTCTACAAGACTAGCAGAGAATGGTTTGCAAAATGGTAAAACAAAACTCAAATGAAAAAGCAGGTGAATAAAGCGaagataacaagaaaatccTTGAGGTCCGACTTACTGGATGCCTGTGGTGGTGAACGAGTATCCGATGGTTTTGTTGAGTAGCTAGGTACTTGGTTAGTTGGTGAATCTGGATTCGTACCGGGTAGAGACTTTCTTCCATTGCAGTCCACCTTATTGGCAAAATCACAACTGTTAATGACAGTGCTGAAAGCAGTTCCCGGCCCACAATTCTGTACGAAAGTCTGTCCATTTGCACATTCCAAGAACTTTGTGCAATCAAATGGATGGGCCTGAAGTCCAGAGGATCCAGGTGGGCAGGTAATTTCTTCACTTATATCCAAGCTCCTTTGGGAACCTGGTCCATCGATTAAATATTCCACATGATCGTTTGGACCCTTGCATTGATCCTTTGGAACGCATTTCTGATTGGATAAGCTGAAGATTTCTCCCGTGGTGCAGCTCTCAATAAAGGTCTGCTGATTCCAGCACCTGACATATTTCGTGCAATCAAAGGGATGCAGATAGTATCCTTGGATTTGGGGAGGACAAGTTAGAGTTGATCGGTCAAGCATAAATTCAGCTGTGAAGGAAGAAGCACTGTGAAGTCAAGTCAATCCCTGAGAAGTTATTATAGTGAGCTTACTTGAACCTTCAGAACTGATATATGAGTAATCCAAATAGTCATGGGCAGTGAGAAGGTAACGGGTCACACACTGTCGCTGGGACAGGCTGTAAACCGTTCCAGAAGGACAACTGACAATGTGTAACACTCCATTCTGGCACTTTACAAAGTGGCCAGCATGGAATGGATAGGGGTAGTTCTTCTGGACACTGGATGGGCACGATCTAAGTGAAGACAGCTGACCTTGAAGCTGCCCTGACTGACTGCTTTGGGAAGTGAACGTAGTCTGAACTTGGACTTCCTCCCAGAACTTGACACGATCGGTACTATGCACTTGACCACGAGAAAGACAAGACTTTTGGGAGACACTGAAGGCCATCTGTGGGCCACAGCTTAGGATGGACATCCTACCACCAGGCGAGCACTGGACATACTTTTTAGCATCATAGGGATACAAAAAGTTGCCGTTGATATTTCCAGGACATTCATGTAAGATCAATGCTAATGGAGTTTTGTGATGAATTTTAAAGTACATCAACGCTTAGTAAACTTACAATACTCATAGGTGACTTCAGAAATAATTAAAGTCACATAGTCGCTGAAGGACAACTGTGCTTTCAGCTGGCAGTAGCCCCTCGATATGCTGAACACATAATTGGGCTGGCAGCTTTGCACAGCCACCTTACCATCCTTACAACTAAGGAACTTGGTCTGATCGAAGGGGTGAACAAACAGGCCAACTGCTCCCACTGGACATAGGAGATAGTTGACCTGAATCTCAGCAGAGGTAAAGGAGGAAGCTGTTTCAATTTAAAAGGATTATAATTATAGCAGAGTAAAAAGCCAATAAGCAAGCAAAGCATGAGCCGCATAATGTGAGATAAGTAACCCAAATGTAAAAGCAGATGAACCAAGCGGGGCCAAGCAGTAAGGATAAGGATAACGAATGAAGTCAAACTTACTGGAGGTCCGAGAGGAGTCAGAAAAGACACATACCAAAGTGGAGCCTTGAAAGATCATTCCCTGCGGACACTGTTCCACCTGAGGATTAACACCAATGCCGCATCGCAAGTACTTGTGCAGGTCGCGGGGATGTGGTCGAAGGCCACGAAAGCCGGATGGACAACCCAAGTCGTCCAAAGGCAGCGCAGGATAGCCTAACCCATGTGTTAGTTAGGGTTAATAAAGATTAATTGCTCATACGTACCGTGGCCAGAGGGTCCTTCTCCAGCTCCAGTTTCAGCTTGAGCTCCAGTTCCACATTTAGCAATATCCTTGTGCACGCAAACGAGCGATGCTACACTAAAGGCAGTTCCTGGCGCGCAGTCCATCACGAAGGCCTGACCATTGGCACAGTTCAGGAACTTGGTGCAATCCGTCGGATGCGGTTGCAATCCATTCATT is from Drosophila suzukii chromosome 3, CBGP_Dsuzu_IsoJpt1.0, whole genome shotgun sequence and encodes:
- the teq gene encoding uncharacterized protein teq isoform X5, producing MVKWLLGLWLAILLVDRPGVIAYRSGSGYRSEQSEPVGLSAGHSNYGSDQQQPIYQRDSPCPPDFTGLVAYPHDCHRYVNCYGGSPTIQTCSPGTLFNGRTLVCDHPSNVVCPSPQPESTRLGRLSQFDSKPKCQAGMNGLQPHPTDCTKFLNCANGQAFVMDCAPGTAFSVASLVCVHKDIAKCGTGAQAETGAGEGPSGHGYPALPLDDLGCPSGFRGLRPHPRDLHKYLRCGIGVNPQVEQCPQGMIFQGSTLVCVFSDSSRTSTSSFTSAEIQVNYLLCPVGAVGLFVHPFDQTKFLSCKDGKVAVQSCQPNYVFSISRGYCQLKAQLSFSDYVTLIISEVTYEYSLILHECPGNINGNFLYPYDAKKYVQCSPGGRMSILSCGPQMAFSVSQKSCLSRGQVHSTDRVKFWEEVQVQTTFTSQSSQSGQLQGQLSSLRSCPSSVQKNYPYPFHAGHFVKCQNGVLHIVSCPSGTVYSLSQRQCVTRYLLTAHDYLDYSYISSEGSTEFMLDRSTLTCPPQIQGYYLHPFDCTKYVRCWNQQTFIESCTTGEIFSLSNQKCVPKDQCKGPNDHVEYLIDGPGSQRSLDISEEITCPPGSSGLQAHPFDCTKFLECANGQTFVQNCGPGTAFSTVINSCDFANKVDCNGRKSLPGTNPDSPTNQVPSYSTKPSDTRSPPQASNPSYPPAEHLTDLFCPSGVQGQFVHPFDQTKFLLCQTGKVTVQSCQPNYVFSISRGYCQLKAQLAFNDYVTLIISEVSYGYSLVLSNCPGSANGIFLYPYDAEKYVQCSPGGKMSILSCGPQMAFSVSQRSCLPRAQVHSSDRVKFWEEIQVQTTLTSQSSPSGLLQGQLSSLRACPPNVLKNYPYPFHAGHYVKCQYGVLEIVSCPSGTVYSLSQRQCVTRYLLTAHDYLDYSYISSEFSTEFILDRSTLTCPPQTQGYYLHPFDCTKYVRCWNQQTFIESCTPGEIFSFSNQKCVPKDQCKGPSDHVEYFIDGPDSQKSLDISENITCPPGSSGLHAHPFDCTKFLECANGQTFVQKCGPGTAFSTVINSCDFANKVDCNGRNSLPGQNPDSPTNQVPSYPTKPSDTRPPPQSSNPSYPPAEHLTDLLCPSGVQGQFIHPFDQTKFLLCQSGKLAVQSCQPGYVFSISRSSCQLKTQLVYSDYVTYKVSVISIEQTMMLSACPGGTDGLHLYPYDAGKYMRCSDGGKMSIESCGEQMAFSLYQRACRPSRLVSKEDRVKFWEEITHTTQDIQTYQFPLRGCPPSLQGNYPYPFHAGLFVKCQNGRLQIERCPQTDFYSLPHRQCVARQFLSIHDYVYYTLNIDELSTDLIQDLTTLACPPQAEGYYLHPFDCTKYLICSSKQTHVGSCKQGEVFSISQQKCVVRDKITEPYDRVEYVGDTQHELSPEADEEQKQPEQGNGLSPGGESFSPGSYQTPNDLNYQPPYQGSGDYQQPLQTNGNYQPHFPTDEGYRPPISGVPQYPGGAEPSASPSPLMCPEKVSGLFPNPFDATGYLTCLEGHTLTRQCQPLDVFSVSQGYCLPEQLVAKADRVPFERRQTDQDNPLACPRGSLGFFVYPFDCSKYLSCGSNGMELRSCPGQQHYSVSLGICKPVDQVLREDRLYTLSELHIIYEWTQRMKIEGAVTVCPEGITGTLPHPRLPRKYLRCGPSQAEMYDCPAHHIFSVSRRVCVLDEQVPSDDRTDYIVRGSSSSWIIPSNDNRQAKSYQTTGTDQFGNRYTTRTTTTTRVIGDRWSDMNMQRPSGVGLEQNPLPHHQGYNSGWSGQETSYVQRQPSQNTIYVEGSLQPNHAREISRTEQTLDPSTTYTSTDFQRSTRRAELDPKTPTPTTTTIRNNWLASGHNRDYHRRHPNLPDPFSEHHPNPSPHHNHQHHRHPHEHKHHEHSADFHRRHPELPNPFPPKDDNNQQQEVLDEDYELLANPNAEEVTPKLASRSSFDHQCDFDCGNGKCLKKEQVCNGQKNCGNGKDEFNCPPSDYEVRLTGGEGPHAGRIEVKANGQWGYVCDDKFGLKDADIVCREIGYQMGAQEVRGSSFYAPPNQDFNYLIDEVECHGNETKLKDCAFKGWGVHNCGVDEVAGVVCKVPVMKCPNNYWLCQSSKDCIPTSFVCDNMNDCPDKSDESAAICQAPPQYRLEGGRNANEGRLEVKHHGVWGSVCDDDFNLKAAQVACNSMGFYGPAKIEKNIYGIGNGPVWLDQVMCFGNESSIDMCNHWNWGESNCNHTEDVALRCTAGPPPRSQRFSQSQLKGGRTVAEEAAARSYSQIGLWERSSKALHTPRRCGIFKDDLTDEYAHREERVVRGNVAQRGRHPWQATLRIRGRGGIFSHWCGAVVISKRHLLTAAHCLYGTSKGAYFVRVGDHYANIAESSEVDTFIENWYIHEEFRKGTHMNNDIAVVVLKTPLKFSDYVQPICLPDKKAELVQDRKCTISGWGSIKSGVSTPAQVLGSAELPILADNVCKQSNVYGSAMAEGMFCAGSMDESVDACEGDSGGPLVCSDDDGETLYGLISWGQHCGFKNRPGVYVRVNHYIDWIYEKINESLKRF
- the teq gene encoding uncharacterized protein teq isoform X3, with amino-acid sequence MVKWLLGLWLAILLVDRPGVIAYRSGSGYRSEQSEPVGLSAGHSNYGSDQQQPIYQRDSPCPPDFTGLVAYPHDCHRYVNCYGGSPTIQTCSPGTLFNGRTLVCDHPSNVVCPSPQPESTRLGRLSQFDSKPKCQAGMNGLQPHPTDCTKFLNCANGQAFVMDCAPGTAFSVASLVCVHKDIAKCGTGAQAETGAGEGPSGHGYPALPLDDLGCPSGFRGLRPHPRDLHKYLRCGIGVNPQVEQCPQGMIFQGSTLVCVFSDSSRTSTSSFTSAEIQVNYLLCPVGAVGLFVHPFDQTKFLSCKDGKVAVQSCQPNYVFSISRGYCQLKAQLSFSDYVTLIISEVTYEYSLILHECPGNINGNFLYPYDAKKYVQCSPGGRMSILSCGPQMAFSVSQKSCLSRGQVHSTDRVKFWEEVQVQTTFTSQSSQSGQLQGQLSSLRSCPSSVQKNYPYPFHAGHFVKCQNGVLHIVSCPSGTVYSLSQRQCVTRYLLTAHDYLDYSYISSEGSTEFMLDRSTLTCPPQIQGYYLHPFDCTKYVRCWNQQTFIESCTTGEIFSLSNQKCVPKDQCKGPNDHVEYLIDGPGSQRSLDISEEITCPPGSSGLQAHPFDCTKFLECANGQTFVQNCGPGTAFSTVINSCDFANKVDCNGRKSLPGTNPDSPTNQVPSYSTKPSDTRSPPQASNPSYPPAEHLTDLFCPSGVQGQFVHPFDQTKFLLCQTGKVTVQSCQPNYVFSISRGYCQLKAQLAFNDYVTLIISEVSYGYSLVLSNCPGSANGIFLYPYDAEKYVQCSPGGKMSILSCGPQMAFSVSQRSCLPRAQVHSSDRVKFWEEIQVQTTLTSQSSPSGLLQGQLSSLRACPPNVLKNYPYPFHAGHYVKCQYGVLEIVSCPSGTVYSLSQRQCVTRYLLTAHDYLDYSYISSEFSTEFILDRSTLTCPPQTQGYYLHPFDCTKYVRCWNQQTFIESCTPGEIFSFSNQKCVPKDQCKGPSDHVEYFIDGPDSQKSLDISENITCPPGSSGLHAHPFDCTKFLECANGQTFVQKCGPGTAFSTVINSCDFANKVDCNGRNSLPGQNPDSPTNQVPSYPTKPSDTRPPPQSSNPSYPPAEHLTDLLCPSGVQGQFIHPFDQTKFLLCQSGKLAVQSCQPGYVFSISRSSCQLKTQLVYSDYVTYKVSVISIEQTMMLSACPGGTDGLHLYPYDAGKYMRCSDGGKMSIESCGEQMAFSLYQRACRPSRLVSKEDRVKFWEEITHTTQDIQTYQFPLRGCPPSLQGNYPYPFHAGLFVKCQNGRLQIERCPQTDFYSLPHRQCVARQFLSIHDYVYYTLNIDELSTDLIQDLTTLACPPQAEGYYLHPFDCTKYLICSSKQTHVGSCKQGEVFSISQQKCVVRDKITEPYDRVEYVGDTQHELSPEADEEQKQPEQGNGLSPGGESFSPGSYQTPNDLNYQPPYQGSGDYQQPLQTNGNYQPHFPTDEGYRPPISGVPQYPGGAEPSASPSPLMCPEKVSGLFPNPFDATGYLTCLEGHTLTRQCQPLDVFSVSQGYCLPEQLVAKADRVPFERRQTDQDNPLACPRGSLGFFVYPFDCSKYLSCGSNGMELRSCPGQQHYSVSLGICKPVDQVLREDRLYTLSELHIIYEWTQRMKIEGAVTVCPEGITGTLPHPRLPRKYLRCGPSQAEMYDCPAHHIFSVSRRVCVLDEQVPSDDRTDYIVRGSSSSWIIPSNDNRQAKSYQTTGTDQFGNRYTTRTTTTTRVIGDRWSDMNMQRPSGVGLEQNPLPHHQGYNSGWSGQETSYVQRQPSQNTIYVEGSLQPNRNYPTYNTPLAPMVPSQPVEDKKPEHESTVPSRQGYSRRIDHGSPGNGWKPMPPPPPTGGQKPLNLDYTPHSPGAREPQHQLQPQPQDPLLGQKPIDLDYDDQQKPEDPYNELQPLPGSPPRFYPDQLPSGSKPIGRQQPVDLHHDSDAREISRTEQTLDPSTTYTSTDFQRSTRRAELDPKTPTPTTTTIRNNWLASGHNRDYHRRHPNLPDPFSEHHPNPSPHHNHQHHRHPHEHKHHEHSADFHRRHPELPNPFPPKDDNNQQQEVLDEDYELLANPNAEEVTPKLASRSSFDHQCDFDCGNGKCLKKEQVCNGQKNCGNGKDEFNCPPSDYEVRLTGGEGPHAGRIEVKANGQWGYVCDDKFGLKDADIVCREIGYQMGAQEVRGSSFYAPPNQDFNYLIDEVECHGNETKLKDCAFKGWGVHNCGVDEVAGVVCKVPVMKCPNNYWLCQSSKDCIPTSFVCDNMNDCPDKSDESAAICQAPPQYRLEGGRNANEGRLEVKHHGVWGSVCDDDFNLKAAQVACNSMGFYGPAKIEKNIYGIGNGPVWLDQVMCFGNESSIDMCNHWNWGESNCNHTEDVALRCTAGPPPRSQRFSQSQLKGGRTVAEEAAARSYSQIGLWERSSKALHTPRRCGIFKDDLTDEYAHREERVVRGNVAQRGRHPWQATLRIRGRGGIFSHWCGAVVISKRHLLTAAHCLYGTSKGAYFVRVGDHYANIAESSEVDTFIENWYIHEEFRKGTHMNNDIAVVVLKTPLKFSDYVQPICLPDKKAELVQDRKCTISGWGSIKSGVSTPAQVLGSAELPILADNVCKQSNVYGSAMAEGMFCAGSMDESVDACEGDSGGPLVCSDDDGETLYGLISWGQHCGFKNRPGVYVRVNHYIDWIYEKINESLKRF
- the teq gene encoding uncharacterized protein teq isoform X1, coding for MVKWLLGLWLAILLVDRPGVIAYRSGSGYRSEQSEPVGLSAGHSNYGSDQQQPIYQRDSPCPPDFTGLVAYPHDCHRYVNCYGGSPTIQTCSPGTLFNGRTLVCDHPSNVVCPSPQPESTRLGRLSQFDSKPKCQAGMNGLQPHPTDCTKFLNCANGQAFVMDCAPGTAFSVASLVCVHKDIAKCGTGAQAETGAGEGPSGHGYPALPLDDLGCPSGFRGLRPHPRDLHKYLRCGIGVNPQVEQCPQGMIFQGSTLVCVFSDSSRTSTSSFTSAEIQVNYLLCPVGAVGLFVHPFDQTKFLSCKDGKVAVQSCQPNYVFSISRGYCQLKAQLSFSDYVTLIISEVTYEYSLILHECPGNINGNFLYPYDAKKYVQCSPGGRMSILSCGPQMAFSVSQKSCLSRGQVHSTDRVKFWEEVQVQTTFTSQSSQSGQLQGQLSSLRSCPSSVQKNYPYPFHAGHFVKCQNGVLHIVSCPSGTVYSLSQRQCVTRYLLTAHDYLDYSYISSEGSTEFMLDRSTLTCPPQIQGYYLHPFDCTKYVRCWNQQTFIESCTTGEIFSLSNQKCVPKDQCKGPNDHVEYLIDGPGSQRSLDISEEITCPPGSSGLQAHPFDCTKFLECANGQTFVQNCGPGTAFSTVINSCDFANKVDCNGRKSLPGTNPDSPTNQVPSYSTKPSDTRSPPQASNPSYPPAEHLTDLFCPSGVQGQFVHPFDQTKFLLCQTGKVTVQSCQPNYVFSISRGYCQLKAQLAFNDYVTLIISEVSYGYSLVLSNCPGSANGIFLYPYDAEKYVQCSPGGKMSILSCGPQMAFSVSQRSCLPRAQVHSSDRVKFWEEIQVQTTLTSQSSPSGLLQGQLSSLRACPPNVLKNYPYPFHAGHYVKCQYGVLEIVSCPSGTVYSLSQRQCVTRYLLTAHDYLDYSYISSEFSTEFILDRSTLTCPPQTQGYYLHPFDCTKYVRCWNQQTFIESCTPGEIFSFSNQKCVPKDQCKGPSDHVEYFIDGPDSQKSLDISENITCPPGSSGLHAHPFDCTKFLECANGQTFVQKCGPGTAFSTVINSCDFANKVDCNGRNSLPGQNPDSPTNQVPSYPTKPSDTRPPPQSSNPSYPPAEHLTDLLCPSGVQGQFIHPFDQTKFLLCQSGKLAVQSCQPGYVFSISRSSCQLKTQLVYSDYVTYKVSVISIEQTMMLSACPGGTDGLHLYPYDAGKYMRCSDGGKMSIESCGEQMAFSLYQRACRPSRLVSKEDRVKFWEEITHTTQDIQTYQFPLRGCPPSLQGNYPYPFHAGLFVKCQNGRLQIERCPQTDFYSLPHRQCVARQFLSIHDYVYYTLNIDELSTDLIQDLTTLACPPQAEGYYLHPFDCTKYLICSSKQTHVGSCKQGEVFSISQQKCVVRDKITEPYDRVEYVGDTQHELSPEADEEQKQPEQGNGLSPGGESFSPGSYQTPNDLNYQPPYQGSGDYQQPLQTNGNYQPHFPTDEGYRPPISGVPQYPGGAEPSASPSPLMCPEKVSGLFPNPFDATGYLTCLEGHTLTRQCQPLDVFSVSQGYCLPEQLVAKADRVPFERRQTDQDNPLACPRGSLGFFVYPFDCSKYLSCGSNGMELRSCPGQQHYSVSLGICKPVDQVLREDRLYTLSELHIIYEWTQRMKIEGAVTVCPEGITGTLPHPRLPRKYLRCGPSQAEMYDCPAHHIFSVSRRVCVLDEQVPSDDRTDYIVRGSSSSWIIPSNDNRQAKSYQTTGTDQFGNRYTTRTTTTTRVIGDRWSDMNMQRPSGVGLEQNPLPHHQGYNSGWSGQETSYVQRQPSQNTIYVEGSLQPNRNYPTYNTPLAPMVPSQPVEDKKPEHESTVPSRQGYSRRIDHGSPGNGWKPMPPPPPTGGQKPLNLDYTPHSPGAREPQHQLQPQPQDPLLGQKPIDLDYDDQQKPEDPYNELQPLPGSPPRFYPDQLPSGSKPIGRQQPVDLHHDSGNLPDQQRPLDPHNSLQGSNDPPRHNPNPGLPLYNESNLYGGLLPPKPDPSANPRPTPPPNPSASQTPTPQLANRLNTFPVYPPIGDQTPHQNPHYSPSYAGIAHSRNASWAKVPVTSTTPPQDPDPFNPEMDEPFYDDDDFTTTTVRQALVPPPFDHKFYSPQSQIGVISKDRSGFDPNSQVAMKEALKLMLRPYFNHSGNAQEKQAKLTETAIVPVISKPPTSSTTQKTTTTTSTTPKTDLDSDAELIKAGEQESLDSVDDDYVFPDAREISRTEQTLDPSTTYTSTDFQRSTRRAELDPKTPTPTTTTIRNNWLASGHNRDYHRRHPNLPDPFSEHHPNPSPHHNHQHHRHPHEHKHHEHSADFHRRHPELPNPFPPKDDNNQQQEVLDEDYELLANPNAEEVTPKLASRSSFDHQCDFDCGNGKCLKKEQVCNGQKNCGNGKDEFNCPPSDYEVRLTGGEGPHAGRIEVKANGQWGYVCDDKFGLKDADIVCREIGYQMGAQEVRGSSFYAPPNQDFNYLIDEVECHGNETKLKDCAFKGWGVHNCGVDEVAGVVCKVPVMKCPNNYWLCQSSKDCIPTSFVCDNMNDCPDKSDESAAICQAPPQYRLEGGRNANEGRLEVKHHGVWGSVCDDDFNLKAAQVACNSMGFYGPAKIEKNIYGIGNGPVWLDQVMCFGNESSIDMCNHWNWGESNCNHTEDVALRCTAGPPPRSQRFSQSQLKGGRTVAEEAAARSYSQIGLWERSSKALHTPRRCGIFKDDLTDEYAHREERVVRGNVAQRGRHPWQATLRIRGRGGIFSHWCGAVVISKRHLLTAAHCLYGTSKGAYFVRVGDHYANIAESSEVDTFIENWYIHEEFRKGTHMNNDIAVVVLKTPLKFSDYVQPICLPDKKAELVQDRKCTISGWGSIKSGVSTPAQVLGSAELPILADNVCKQSNVYGSAMAEGMFCAGSMDESVDACEGDSGGPLVCSDDDGETLYGLISWGQHCGFKNRPGVYVRVNHYIDWIYEKINESLKRF